GTCGAGCACGACCGTGTGCGTCTGCACCTGCATGTCGCGGCTGGCCTCGAGGCCCGTGGCCTCGAGGCGGGCGACGAGCTCGGGCGTGCGCTCGAGGCGCGGCTCGACCTTGACGACGAGCAGGCCGGGCTGCTGCGCGGCGTAGGCGCGCAGCGCGGCGACGATGCCCTCGAGGTCGTCGCCCGTGGGGCCGAGCGGCACGTACCAGTAGCGGCCGAGCCACACGCGGCCCTCGAGCACGAGCACGTGGATGGTCTGCGCGCCCTCGACGACGAGGAAGCGCGGCTCGAGGCCGTCTCCCCGCTTCACCTCGGCGAACGCCGTCGACTGCACCATGTGCCCGCCGTCGGGATTCGTGAGGAGGAGGTCGTCCCAACGGTCGATCTCGTCGGCCGTGGCTGCGCGCACGAGGGTGGAGCCGGACATTCGTGACAGCCTACGCGAGCGGCGGCGGGGTCGAGGGCACCGCAGGCGGTGCCGGTGGCACGGGCGGCACGTCGTCGGCGCCAGGATCGTGCACCGTCGTGGGCGTGGTCGGCTCGCCGCGCAGCTCGCGCACGAGGAGCATGCCGCCGACGGTCGCGGCGGGCGTGCACAGCACGGCGCCGCCCGGCACGAGGAACAGCAGGTAGACGGCGAGGCCGAAGCCGCGCGCGACGTCGGGAGCCGTGTCGAGCAGCCTGCGGCGCTCGTCGAGGCTCAGGCCGCGCGCATCCGCGGGCATGCTCGACAGCTCGACCGCGAGCGCGCGCGAGCCGACGAGCGCGCCGCCGATCCAGCCGACGACAGGGCCGACCACGGGAATGAGGCCGAGCAGGAAGACGACGAGACCCGTGAGGATCGCGATCCCGGCGAGGCGCAGGCCGTCGTCGACGCCCTTCGCGATCGACTGGCCGACCGTGAGCTCGACCTCGTCGGGGATGCCGCCGAGCTCGCCCTCGGCCGCGCGCCAGATGCGCTCGTAGAACGGGGCGCCGACGAGCAGCGTCACGGCGGCGAAGAGCAGCACGCCGACAGCGGCGGCGCCCGCGACGAGCGCGATCGCGAGCACGACGCGCAGCACGGCCGGCCACGGGTCGCCCCAGCCGTCGGCGAACGGCGTGAGGGACTCGACGATCGACGTCGCGTTGACGCCCAGCACCACGAGACCCGTGACGAGCAGCGCTCCGACGACGAGCGGCGGCACCATGCCGAGGATCGCGAGCCTGGGGTTCCGCCAGCCGATGCGGAAGCCGGCAGCGAGGATCGTCATGCCGTGCAGGAGGGCTCGGATGCGGCGCACGGCCCCATCCTCCCCGACGCCGCGCCACGGCGCGCGGCGAATCGCCAGGTTGCCCGCGCCTAGGCTCGATCCGTGAGCGACGCGCGACCCATCCACACGGCCGCCGTGCTCGCCGCCGCGGTGCTGTGGGGCACGACCGGCACCGTCGCGCACTTCGCGCCCGCCGGCTCGTCGCCGCTGCTCATCGGCATGGCGACGTTCGGCTTCGGCGGCATCGTGCTCGCCGTCATCGCGTGGCGCGCCGTCGCTCGCGTGGTGCGCGACCGCACGGCGTGGCCGTGGCTGCTCGCAGGTGGGGCGGGCGCCGTGCTCTACCCCACCGCCTACTACCCGGCGATGGACCTCGCGGGCGTCGCCGTGGGCAACGTGCTCGCGCTCGGCTCCGGCCCGATCTTCGCTGCAGCGCTCGAGTGGATCCTCGACGGCCGCCGCCCGACGGCGCGCTGGGGCCTCGCGACGGCGATCGCCGCCGTGGGCGTCGCGCTGCTCGCCGTCGGGTCGGGCGAGTCGACCACGGGCTCGAACCCCATCCTCGGCATCGCCCTCGGGCTCGCGGCGGGCGTCGGCTACGCCCTCTACTCGTACGCGGGTGCGCGGCTCATCGCGGGCGGCCGCTCGTCGCAGGGGTCGATGGCGTCGATCTTCCTCGTCGGCAGCGTCGTCATGGTGCCGCTCTTCTTCGCGCTCGGCCCGGGTCCGCTGGCGTCGGGCCACGGCGCGCTGACGCTCGCGTACCTCGCGCTCGTGCCCATGGCGGCGTCGTACCTGCTGTTCGGCTTCGCGCTGCGCGCCCTCACGGCGTCGACGGCGACGACGCTCGCGCTCGCGGAGCCCGTCGTCGCGACGCTGCTCGCGGTGCTCGTCGTGCACGAGCGCCTGTCGACGCTCGCGTGGATCGGCCTCGGCGCCGTCGCGGTCGGCATCGTGCTCGTGAGCCTGCCCGCACGACGTGCCGGGCGCCTCGCGCGCGCTCGCCCGCCGGCCTGATCGCTGGCTCGCCGACCGGCGACGCGCCCGTCCATAGGCTCCGTTCACCTCCACCTGCTCGGCTGGGCCGCCCACGGCCCGACGGGGCGCCGCTCGAACCTTCGAGAGGAGCCCTTGCATGCGCTCGACCGTCCGGCTGCTGCTGCCGCCCGCATCCCTCACGCTCGTCGCGGCCTCCGCGGCGGCCGTGCTGCTCGGCCCCGAGGTCGCGCTCGCCCTGCTCATGCTCGTGGCGCTCGAGATCGCGATGGCCGCCGACTCGTCGGTGCCGATGGCGGGCGTCGCGGGGCGCATCGACTCCCCCGCCCGCCGCGTGTTCCTGTCGCTGGGGCTCGTGGTCGCGGTCGTCGTGACGCGGCTGCTGCTGCCGCCCCTCGCGGTCGCGACCGACGACGGCGACCCGGGCGACGCCGTGGTCGACGCGGTCACCGAGCCGCAGGCGTTCGCGGCCGACCTGCTCGAGGTGCGTCCGGCGATCGCCGCGTTCGGCGCCGTGTTCGTGTGGATGGTGTTCTGCGAGTACCTGTTCAACACCGATCGGCTGCCGCGTCGGCCGTGGATGGGGCGCATCGAGGGCGCGCTCGCCCGGGTACGGCACCCGTGGGTCGCGGGCTGGACGACCGCGGCGGCGGGCACGGCGCTCGTCGCGGCGCTCGTCGACGCCGCGCTCGTGCCGACGGTGCTCGTCGCCGGCGTCGCGGGCGGCCTCGCCTACCTGGGGTCGAAGCTCGTGGGCACGTGGGCGCGGCGGCGCCCGGGTCGCGTGCGCACGCACGTGCACGCCGCCACCGTCATCCTCGAGCGGGCGCTCGTGATCTTCCTCGTGTTCGAGATCCTCGACGGCATCTCGTCGCTGCAGGCCGTGCGCATCGCGCCCGCGCCGGTCGTGCAGGCGCTCGTCGCAGGCACCGCGGTGCTCGTGGGCGCCGTGTTCCTCGCGACGCTCACGTCGGGCGTCGTCTCGGCGGATGCGCTGCGCCGGCTGCGATACCTCAAGGCCGGCGCCGCGTACGTGCTCGGCGTGCTCGCGGTGCTGCTGTGGATCAGCCTCGTCGTGCCCGTGCCGGGCGTCGTCGCGGCGTGGGCGGGCTCCCTCGTGATCGGTGCCGCGCTCGTGTCGTCGCTGCGGCCGCGCGCACGACTGCGCGCCGCGCGCGTCGCGCGTCAAGGGGTTCGTGCGTCGCGCGCCGACGCGTGACGCTGAGGGCATGCCGAACCCATCGATCAAGGACGAGGAGCTCTACCGCGAGCTGCGCGACGACGGCGCGAGCGCCGAGAAGGCCGCGCGCATCGCCAACGCGGCGGCGCGCGACGGCAGGAAGGCCGTCGGACGCCGCGGCGGGAAGGCCGAGGACCTCGACGACCGCACGGTGCCCGAGCTGCGCGCCCGCGCGAAGGAGCTCGGCATCACCGGGTACTCGGGGCTGCGCAAGCAGCAGCTCGTCGACCGCATCCGGTCGCACTGAGCATGGTGGATGCCGACGGCCGCGACGAGACCGAGAACGAGCGCCTCGATCGCAACTGGCACGACATCCTGCAGGAGCTGCGCGTGGCGCTCACGGGCACGCAGCTGATCTCGGGCTTCCTGCTCGCGGTCGCGTTCCAGTCGCGCTTCGACGAGCTCACGCCCGAGCTCGTCGCCCACTACCTCGTGCTCGTCGGCCTCGCCGGCCTCGCGACCCTGCTGGGTCTCGCGCCCGTCGCCGTGCACCGCCTGCTCTTCCGCAAGCGCGTGAAGGAGGCGACGGTGCACCTCGGCAACCGCCTGCTGCTCGCGACGCTCGTCGTCGTGACGCTGCTCGTGATCGGCGTCGCCGCGTTCGTCTTCGAGTTCGTCGCCGGCGCGATCGCGGGCCTGATCGCCGCGATCGTCGCGGCCCTCGTCGCGTGCGGCATGTGGGGGCTCGGGATCGCCGCCCGCATCCGTGCGCGGTCGGACGCGGCGCGCCCCGAGATCGCTCGCTAGTCGGCGGTGGTCGTCGCCGCCGGCGCCGGGGCGTGCGCGCCGCGGTCGCGCGGCATCGCGAGGGCCGCGACGAGCACGAGCGCCGAGAGCACCGCGGTGCCCACGAACACGACCTGCGAAGCCGACACGATCGTCGCGGGGTCGGTGGCGTCGCCGCCCGCCGCATCCACCGTGGCGTTCGCGAGCGCGCCGAGGATCGCGGCGCCGATCGCCTGCCCGATCGAGCGCGCGAACATCTGCGCGCCCGTCACGACGCCGCGCTCCGACCAGTCGACGCTCGCCTGCGCCGCGACGACGCTCGGCACGGCCGTGAACCCGAAGCCCAGTCCGATGAGCAGGCACAGCGCGCCGACGATCCACGGCGACGGGATGCCTGCGAAGGCCGCGAGCGCGATGGCGGCGACGACGAGGATCGTGCCGCCGACGATCGTCGTGGCGCGGAAGCCGATGCGCAGGTACAGGCGACCCGACAGCGACGCGGCGATGGGCCAGCCGATCGTGAGCGTCGCGAGCGCGAGGCCCGCCCAGATGGGCGCGAGGCCGATCGAGCCCTCGAGGTACGTGGGCACGTAGGCGGTGAGGCCGATGAGGCCGCCACCGATCGCGAGGCCCATGAGCGCCGTCGTGCGCAGCAGCGGCCGCGTGAGCAGCATGGGCGGCAGGATCGGCTCCGCCGCACGCCGCTCGACGACGACGAAGAGCGCGAG
The sequence above is a segment of the Agrococcus jejuensis genome. Coding sequences within it:
- a CDS encoding EI24 domain-containing protein is translated as MRRIRALLHGMTILAAGFRIGWRNPRLAILGMVPPLVVGALLVTGLVVLGVNATSIVESLTPFADGWGDPWPAVLRVVLAIALVAGAAAVGVLLFAAVTLLVGAPFYERIWRAAEGELGGIPDEVELTVGQSIAKGVDDGLRLAGIAILTGLVVFLLGLIPVVGPVVGWIGGALVGSRALAVELSSMPADARGLSLDERRRLLDTAPDVARGFGLAVYLLFLVPGGAVLCTPAATVGGMLLVRELRGEPTTPTTVHDPGADDVPPVPPAPPAVPSTPPPLA
- a CDS encoding DMT family transporter, with amino-acid sequence MSDARPIHTAAVLAAAVLWGTTGTVAHFAPAGSSPLLIGMATFGFGGIVLAVIAWRAVARVVRDRTAWPWLLAGGAGAVLYPTAYYPAMDLAGVAVGNVLALGSGPIFAAALEWILDGRRPTARWGLATAIAAVGVALLAVGSGESTTGSNPILGIALGLAAGVGYALYSYAGARLIAGGRSSQGSMASIFLVGSVVMVPLFFALGPGPLASGHGALTLAYLALVPMAASYLLFGFALRALTASTATTLALAEPVVATLLAVLVVHERLSTLAWIGLGAVAVGIVLVSLPARRAGRLARARPPA
- a CDS encoding DUF475 domain-containing protein, with protein sequence MRSTVRLLLPPASLTLVAASAAAVLLGPEVALALLMLVALEIAMAADSSVPMAGVAGRIDSPARRVFLSLGLVVAVVVTRLLLPPLAVATDDGDPGDAVVDAVTEPQAFAADLLEVRPAIAAFGAVFVWMVFCEYLFNTDRLPRRPWMGRIEGALARVRHPWVAGWTTAAAGTALVAALVDAALVPTVLVAGVAGGLAYLGSKLVGTWARRRPGRVRTHVHAATVILERALVIFLVFEILDGISSLQAVRIAPAPVVQALVAGTAVLVGAVFLATLTSGVVSADALRRLRYLKAGAAYVLGVLAVLLWISLVVPVPGVVAAWAGSLVIGAALVSSLRPRARLRAARVARQGVRASRADA
- a CDS encoding Rho termination factor N-terminal domain-containing protein, which gives rise to MPNPSIKDEELYRELRDDGASAEKAARIANAAARDGRKAVGRRGGKAEDLDDRTVPELRARAKELGITGYSGLRKQQLVDRIRSH
- a CDS encoding DUF6328 family protein is translated as MVDADGRDETENERLDRNWHDILQELRVALTGTQLISGFLLAVAFQSRFDELTPELVAHYLVLVGLAGLATLLGLAPVAVHRLLFRKRVKEATVHLGNRLLLATLVVVTLLVIGVAAFVFEFVAGAIAGLIAAIVAALVACGMWGLGIAARIRARSDAARPEIAR